The sequence TCGTGCCACTTCCTCAGAATAGCCGAGCGCTCTCCGGCCGTTTTGGAGCGCCAGCCATCAAGGCTTTGATTGGCCGCGTCAATGGCTCTTTGTGTTTCATCGGCCCCGCAAAAGGGGACCGTCCCAAGAACCTCGCCTGTGGCAGGATTGATCACGTCAACAGTTTTCCCGCTGTCTGCGTCAACCCACGCATCCTGAATAAAACAATGGGAGCAAAGGAGATCTGAATTTTTTAACTTTAGCATGTAATTCCCCTTTGTTAGTCGGCCACGGCCGCTAACCCCGCTTCCATGATATCCAAACCTTTTTGCAGCTGGTCATCTTCAATAACCAGGGGCATCAACACCCGGACGACATTGCCTTCAATGCCGCAAACCAAAGAGATCAAACCGTTATCAAAGCAGTACGCGGACAGCTTTTTGGCCGTATCCGGATCAGGGGTACCGTCGGCATGGACAATGGTGTAGCCGCGCATGGCGCCAATGCCTCTGATTTCACCCACATGATCAAATTTTTGAACCCAGGCATCAAAAGTCTCACCAAGCTTTTCGCCGATGGTCTGTGCCTTTTCCAGAAGATTTTCTTCTTCAAAAATATCAAGCACGGCATGTGCTGCGGCACAGGCCACGGGGTTGGCGCCATAGGTACCGCCCAAACCGCCGGGATGAACGGAATCCATGATCTCTTTTCTGCCCACCACTGCGCTCAAGGGCATACCCGCAGCAATACTTTTGGCCACGGTCATCAAATCCGGTTCCACACCAAAATTTTCAACGGCAAACATCTTGCCGGACCTGCCGATACCTGACTGAATTTCATCGGCAACAAAAACAATGCCGTGATCTTTACAGAACTGCGCGACTTTGGGTAAAAAGTCCGCAGGCGGGGCAATAAACCCGCCTTCACCCTGGATAGGCTCAATAACCACGGCTGCAGTATTTTCAGGATTAATGCCGGTAATAAAGAATTTGGTAAATGCCTCAAAATCACCAAAGGGCGCCCGGTACACTTCAGGGGCCAGCGGTCCAAATCCACACTTATAAGGTTTAACCTTGGTGGTCATGGCCATGGTGAGGTAGGTACGGCCATGGTAAGAACCGTCAAACACCACAACGCCCTGGCGTTTGGTATAATAGCGGGCAATTTTCACTGCGTTTTCAACAGCTTCGGCCCCAGAGTTAACGAAAAGGGCTTTTTTGTCAAAGGCGCCCGGGGCAATTTTACACAGCCGATCGGCCAGGCGTACGGCAACATCATAGGGATTCACCATAAAGCAGGTGTGGGTAAATTTCTCGGCCTGGGCTTTAATGGCCGCCACCACTTTGGGATGGCTGTGTCCCACGTTCATTACGGCAATGCCACCTGCAAAATCAATATATTCTTTACCTTGAACATCTGTAATAACAGCGCCTTTGGCTGATTCAACATAGCAGGTTGTACCAGAGGCATGGCCATTTGGGATTACCTGGTCTCTAAGGGTTTGAATATCGTCAATACCACTCATTTTTTATCCTTTCTGACTTTTTTTGGGGTTATGCATAAATCATAGCAGAAGGTAATAGCAGGATTCGTGCCTGCCCAATTCACACCCACAAAAAAAAGCTTTAATTTCAAACCATTACGCTTTATTTTTTTTAATCCTGGATCCACATAGAAGCTATCGAGTCGATATCAATTCAAAGCAATTGATTAACCAGTTGAATTTATATTATTTTATTCAAGAGTCGATTTTAACTCAAAAATATTTTACAATAACATATTGTAATAACGAAGTATCAAAGCCAAAACGAGTCGATATCAAATCAACATTATGTATAATGATCACATTTTTTTGGCAAGCAAATGACTTAGCCCATATTTTTTTAGTTTCCTTACAACCTGAGACTGAGTCATACATAGACCGGCTGCCAGTGCACGGGTTGTGGCCCATTTTTTAAGGGCATCAACCAGCAATTGTTTTTCAAAATCAGATACTTGCTGATTAAATCCTTTTGTCAGATCACCCTGCCCTTTTTTTTCGGCACTGGTCTGGGATGCCCCCGGGCTGCCCACAACCCGCTCAAGACTGTTTTCTTCAGCCATCACTACCGCACGCCGGATGCAATTTTTCAATTCCCGGACATTACCGGGAAAATCGTAGGCCTGGATGCGATTAAGCTCCATGACTGGAATCAAGCAGGTGCGGTTATAGGCGCGGTTGTACTTATCCAGAAAATGAAGGGTCAGCTCCAGAATGTCTTCTGCCCGATGCCTCAAAGGGGGAATGGTGAGAGGGAATGCATTAAGCCTGAAATACAGATCCTGACGAAACTGCTTTGCCGCTACCTTCCTTTCAAGGTCTTCATTGGTTGCCGCAATAATACAGCAATTGATCTTAATGGGTTTCAATCCGCCAATATGCATAATCTCCCTTTCTTCCAGGCAGGTTAACAATTTGGCCTGCAAAGGTAACGACAACTCTCCGATTTCATCCAGAAAAAGGGTTCCGTTTTTGGCGGCCTCGAAAAGGCCGATTTTCCCCTCGTTTTTTGCCCCGGTAAACGCACCGGGTTCATACCCGAAAAGCTCGGCTTCGAGAAGGGCTTCAGGGACAGCTGCGCAGTTAATTTTAACCAGAGGACCTTTGAGCAGACCATTGCAATTATGAATATATTTTGCCAGAAGGCCCTTGCCGGTACCGGATTCACCCATGATCAAAATACTGGACACGTTCATGTCGGCAAGTTTTCGGCAAACCACCAAAAGGTCCTGCATCTCTTTGGAGTGGGCAATGATTTCATTTTCCTTAAGCCCTTGAAGAGACAGCTGGTTAAGTTCGGTATTGATCCGGTTTTTCTCTTCTTTGACCCGTTGCAGTTGCTCCTGCAATTTTGTCAACTGGGTCATATCCTGTTCATTAACGATCACCATGGAAATATTGCCGTTCTCACCAAATACCGGCGTTCCGGTAACCAGCAACTGTTTACCCGTTTTGCGGTTTGACTGGAGCAGGCTGACCTGCCGGCCGGTTTCCAGCACCTGCCGGGTCACGGACTGATCAATAAAGCCGGCCGCCACCAGTTCTTCTACACGTTTGCCCACCACTTCTTCAGCCCGGACGCCCAAAAGCGTCTCCCCTGCCTTGTTAATACTGACGACCGAACCATCACCGTTTAACACCCAAATACTTTCTGAGGAGGCATTATACATGGCCTCAAGCTGGGCATTGATTGATTTAAGATCCCCTGTTTTTTTTTTAAATGCCTTTTGCAGTTCGTGCATCTCCTGTAAATCTACAGGTACTTCATCGCCCACCAAACTTAAATCACTAAACAGGCAAATAATGGTTGCCGGGTCTTCTCTTTCAAAGATGTAATGAGGCATTATCAATGCCTTGTGGGGTTCTTGGCCGGGCAGTTGAAAAATCAGGTCAATGCTCTGAAAGGATGATTGAAGCGAAGATAAAATAAGCTGCGTCAGTTGATCCGAGGTAAGGGGGGTCTGATCGGGATGGTATAGCCTGCCTCCCATTTCTACGAAGGCATGTGCAAAGCCCTTCTCTTTAAAAAAGGCAGCTGTCTTTCCGAGCATCGTCGACATGGAACGGTTGAGGCCAACCACCTTTAGGTCCGGAATTGAAAGCGCAATAAGGCCCATGGAAGAAAGCCGGGAGGCGTGGCGGTTTGACTGATCATCCGAAGGCGGCATAAATGTTTTTTTCATTTTACTCATGGCTGGTCGAACTTACATAGTGTCATATGATACAAAAAATCTCAAGGCGTTGAAAGTAATCTAACTTTCTTTCTTGACGAAAGGTTTCAAAAACAGGTAGTGTGAAAAAACATGTCGGCAGATTTTAAAAATGCCGGAAATTAAATCAGACATGAATATACTTTTCCCGGAATAACAGCCATTGGCTACCCTGTGGTTTATCAACATCTAGATTAAACCTGCCACTAAATATAAAAGCAATTAAATACTGCCACGGACTGCCCTGATTACTCACCGTGGTTCAACCACAACCAAAGTTAAAAGATCTGTATGAGTTACACAGACTTTATTATCAATAAACAAGAGGGAGCAGGTGTCTCTTTACTATATTTATTCAAAGCGTTTAACTATTTTAAAACCATATGCCTACCCTATTCCTGGGTTAGACAAAACAAAATGAGACGATCAACCATACATCTGATACTGGTTCTGGTCTGGGCTGTTCCGACCCTGGCCAGTCATTCCCATATTATAGAGACACAGCATCCCCAGCAACCTGTAGACTCAACACCCGCCGTACTTTTTTGCCAGTTTATTCCATCAATTGCCGAACAATTCATCGGCATTCCCGTGCTCGTGGGTGGACGCCCTGAACAAACAGGAAGCACGGATAATTCCTGGCTGTTTTACTCTATTTACGCAGGCGCTGCAATCAAAGCAGGGCTGATATACAAAACCTTTATGCCCATGAACCTTCTATTGGACAACACCCACAGTATTAAAGCGAATGATGTTCAAAACGGAGACCTGATCGTGCTGAATAATGATCTTGCCGCCATGGTTTACCAAGTAGACCCCAGCGGGCGGATGCATTTTATCTATGCATCGAAAAAACGGGGAGAGGTCATCACGTTCAACAGCGATAATTTAGTTTACAACGCTTACTGGCTGGAGCACTTTAAAGGATTTTTCAGAATAAATGAGGATATGCTGATGCCGGCCCGGCCCAAATAGTGTTTGAACGAAAAGTCACCCAACTGAGGAACTCATTTTTTCTTGTTTCCGGTTTCTATTCTCCGATCCCTGCGGCGCAGCCCTCTTAGACAGATCTTTTTTCAAGGATGTCCAATATTTTTTGACATTTTTCGGATGCCCTGTCCTTGATCGCATCTGCCTTTGCCATAATTTTTTTACGGTATTCAGGATCATTGATTTCGGTCATGTTGTTAACCAGGGTTCTATACGCACCCCAGATACCCACATCAAGAGCCCTTGCACCCACCTCCAGATCTGATCGGGATGCAATATTACCCAACTGCGCCACCCCCATCATGGCATCCCAGACCTTGTCACCCAGAGTCATAACGGACAAAGGTACTTCAATGGCTTTTTTCAGGCCCAGCTGAAGCTGCGTCTTTCTAAAAGAATCCTCCTCTTCCGTCTTTTCAGGCAATCCCAGGGCAGCCACGTAATCGGCAAAGGCATCGGTATCTGCATCAATCATGGGAATCAAGGCAAGGACAGCTTCATGCAGGGGTGGAATCAAAACTCTCATGTCAGCGTCCATCGATTCAAACCGTCTAACGCCCAGGGTCAGCTTTCCTACCATGGCTCCAAGCCCTGCACCAAGGGCGGCAATGGCTGCCGCTACGGAACCACCACCAGGTGCGATACTTCTGCCGGCGACCTCTGTAATAAAATTGCGGACACTCATACCGGCTAAAGGTTCATTGGGCGCTTCGGCAATGATATATTCTATAATCTTGGCCTTGGGATCAAAGGGCGCAACGGAATTCAATCCCAAACGCTCAACAGCCAGCCGGACTTTCTGATCTTCATCCAGAATAAAAAGATTTTCTTTTTCAATATAATATTCGGCAGCCTGTAAAATGGCCTGGCGGGGAACAACACCCACAATCTGTGAACCGGCTACGGCAATTTTAAGCTTGGCGGCCTCCTCTTTAACGGCTTCAAACAGGATATGCGGCGGCGTGACAAGATAGTTGTTCAAGTTCACTGTAACCTGGGCCAGGTTATAATCATTTACATACCACCCCATCCCCTTGACATCCTTGAACCGGCCGGGCTCCTGGGGACCTCGGCCTGCTTCACGCAGATTCAGTGCAATACGGTGGGCCTGGTTTGGCGTACCCAGCAAATTAACATTGTATGCAATGAGAAAAAAGCGGGCACCAGTCACTGTGCCCCCCCACTCGGGCACGAACCTGGCCGGACCGAAATCAGGTTTCCATTTTTCCAGAACAATTCGTTGGGAAATGGCTTCATACTCCCCTTCCCGGATCTGGGGCAGTTTCTTTCGGTAATCTAAGGTGGCGGACTCCTCGTACAGATAGACAGGGACGCCAAGTTCGTCGGCCAGACGTTTGGCAAACCGTTTTGAAATTGCCACACACTCGTCCATGGTCACACCTGCCACCGGAATAAAGGGGCAGACATCCAGGGCGCCCATACGTGGATGCTCCCCACGATGCCGGCGCATGTCTATTTTTTCCCTGGCCACCCTTGCGGCGGCCAAAGCACCCTCCACCACACAATCAGGGTCTGCCACAAAGGTATATACCGTCCGATTTGTGGACTTGCCCGGATCCACATCCAGCAGGCGGCACCCAGGCGTTTCGGCAATGGCATTCGCAATGGCGTCAATGGTCTGTTTATCTTTGCCTTCTGAAAGATTGGGGACACACTCAACGATCCTATCCATTATATATATCTCTCCGTCTCATACAAACAATCTTCGATCATTTTTACCATTCGCTTCATTATTATACCCCTGACAACTTTTATATACATATCATTAAAGTGATTCCTTCAAGCAATGCCGAGCCATACAACTGATATTGTTCAATTAATTTAGCCATCAACTGCCTATTTCAAATTATTTATTTGAGAATATCAGGTGTCAGCTATATGGCGGCGCGGATAAGACTTGCATTTTCCTCTACATTAACGGTAGTATCCCAAGGCGGGAATTTAGCGATACAGCGGACAGTGTATCCCCAAATGTTAAAATATTAACACAAAAGGAGGCTAACACATACAAATCAATACAAAAATTTGGGGTTATAAATCAACTTTTTAGAAAAGCAAACACTTATTAATACTGTAAGGGTAAAGAGGATTGAATTTTTAAAACAGTTGTGAAAATATTAGCGAATTAACTGGAATAGAAGCTTTTTAGACCCACTGGTTTTAACAATTTTCATCAGGAAAGGATAGCAAATGAATAAGGTCGATATCCCCAGACTCAGGGAGATAGTCGGGGAACAAAACATAAAGACAGATCCGCTTGACCTGTTTATTTACGGCGCAGACGCATCTGTTTACCATGCCACACCATGGGTCGTTGTGAGACCTGACAATACCGGTCAGGTTCAAAAAGTACTGGCCTATGCCAATGATGCAAAAATACCAGTTGTCCCCAGGGGCGGCGGCTCGGGAATGTGCGGGCAGACCGTGTCGATCAAGGGCGGAATTCTTCTGGACATGAAGAACATGAACCGGATACTTGAAATCAACATGCCCGATGTTTACTGCCGGGTGCAACCGGGTGTGGTGGACGATGATCTCAATGCCGCACTTAAACCTTATGGGGTTTTCTATCCCCCGACACCGGCCTCTTCACGTATCGCCACCATCGGCGGAGAGATCGGCAACAATGCCTCGGGTGTTCGTTCCGTAAAATACGGCGCAACCCGTGATGCGGTGTTGGGCTTGAAAGTGGTTCTAGCCAATGGAGACCTGGTTACCTTAGGTGCTCATACCCGGGTGGAAGCATCCGGTTACCAGCTTGAAAAACTCATCGTGGGTTCGGAAGGCACCTTGGGTGTTGTAGTGGAAGCAATAATGAGTTTTGTACCCATCCCTGAATTCAGATGCCTGGGCGTTGCCAATTTTGACAGTCTCAGAGATGCCGGCAATGCCATTAGTGACATCATGGCCTCGGGCACCATCCCCTCTATGCTTGAGCTCGTGGATGACGTTGCCATCAAAGCGGTAAACAAAACCATGAATTTAGGCCTTAAGGAAGTGGCCGCCTCCCTGCTTTTTGAAGCTGACGGAAAAGTGGTGGAAGCCGTGGAGTATGAAGTTAACAAAATGCAGGAAATCTGCAAAAAGAACAACGGCGCCGACCTCTGGTACAGCTTTGATGCCAAAGAGCGCGAACAAATCTTCATGGGTCGTAAAAAATTATTCCCTGCCCTGTCACAATTTGACGCCAGCATGGCTTCCACATCCCTGGCTGACGATATGGCAGTACCCTACTCCAAGATGGCGGATATGGCCGCTAAAATCCATGAAGCTGCCGAAAAGAACGGCATCATCATGACGGCATACGGCCATTGCGGATCCGGGTGCATGCACACCAAAATCATGATGGACGTCAGCAAAAAAGCACAGTGGGAAGGCGCCCAGAGAGCCATTGCCGAGATTTATGAATATGTCAATTCCATCCACGGCACCACTTCTGCTGAACACGGTATCGGCATTTCCAAAGCAGATGCTTTCAGGACGGAGAAAGCGGATTCCTTGAAAATGATGGCCGCCATCAAGGCGGCTCTGGACCCCAATAATATTCTCAATCCCGGCAAACTGCAGCAGGCGCCGGAAAACTGGGTAACGGCAACAGATCTTAGATATGCTGTCAACAGCTGATAAAGGATAACAGGGACTTTTCTTATGCAGACAACAAAAACGAAGTTTGAAAATCTACAAAAATGGGAAGGCATGCTGGCCAAGTGCATTCGGTGTGGATACTGTTACGAGCACTGCCCCATGTTTAAATTCACGCGGTGGGAATCCGATGCACCCAGGGGTAAAAATATTTTAGCCCACGGACTTTTGACCGGTTCAATTGAACTGACACGGGAAATTGCGGAAAAATCGTTCAGTTGTTTCTTTTGCAAACGGTGCGAAGCGGCCTGTTCATCCGGGGTCCAAATAACAGATATTATGCTGGATCTGAGAAGAGATCTGGTTGAACTGGGATACAAGAAAGATATCGGTACCATATCAACCACAGACCGCTCCTGTGCCAGGTGCCTGCAGTGCGTCAGGGCCTGTCCCCATGATGCCCGGGAATATATTGACCTTCAAGGCATTGTCGTGGATCCGGTAAAATGTAAGTCCTGTGGTATCTGTGTTGAAGTTTGCCCCATTGAAGCAGTAAGCATTCCATTACCGTTCGGCACCGATACGGAAAACCTGGACCAAAAAGCTGCCGAGTTCCTCAACTCCACTGAATCTGCCAAGGTAATTTGTTTTGCCTGTAACTGGTCATACCACCCAGACATTCAGAATTCCAAAATGCCGGAATCTGAAACCCATGACAAAGAGTATGAAATCCTGGTAAACCTGTGCGGCGGCCGTCTTGATAAAAACCTCTTATTGACGCCGTTCCTTAACCAGGCATGGGGCATTCTTGTTGGGGTTTGTCCGGATGGGGAATGTACCCATGACGGAAATGTCGCGGCCCTGAAACGCGTGACAAAAATGAAGGAAACCCTTGAAGCGCTTGATATTAATCCCGATCGAATTCATCTGGTTCAGATTCCTAGAGGCGACAAACAATTGTTCCAGGCTGAAATTGACACCTTTATGGAAAAGATAAATCAGTTGGGCCCCATACGCTAGGTTTAAGCCCACACATAGATGGTCTTTTCGTCCAATTATGAGCGTAGCGCTCTTGTTTGGAATCTGCGGCGGATAAGAATCTTAATCCCCGGAATATTTAATATATGCCGAAGATTTTAATTTTTATCCGCCGTAAACTTAGACGAAAACCCCATTATGAAAAAAACCGAAACAGGTAACCTGAGATAAAACTTTTAAAACAACTCCAGGAAGGAGAAAATAATGGCAAAAGTACAGATACCGTATGGTAAGGAAAAAATCGATGTTGAAATTAATGATAACAACCTGCAGGGCGTATATTTTCCAAACGACGTAGAAAAAAGAGAGTTTGCAGCTGAGTTTTCAAAAAATTTGGAAAACGCGAACTTCACAGAGTTTATGGAAGGTGATGAGAGAGTCGTCTTCATCGTCAATGACGGAACTCGGCCTACACCTACGGCAAAAGTACTTAAGGTAATTTATGATGACATAAAAGATAAAGATATCTATTTTATCATCGCGACCGGTGCCCATAGAGCCCCAAATGATGAAGAGTTTGAATACATTTTTGGCAGAGAGATTTATGAGGACCTGAAAGCAAAAGACAGAATATGGTCCCATGATGCCAAAAATGATGAGATGGTCTATTTAGGCAAATCTACAAACGGTACTGAGATGTACCTGAATAAAATTGTAGCCGAAGCTAAAAAAACCATCGTTATCGGTTCTGTGGAACCCCACTATTTTGCAGGATATACCGGTGGCAGAAAAGGCTTCTTACCTGGCGTAGCATCCTATGAAACCATCACCCAGAACCACAAACTAGCCTTGAATAAGAGCGCAAAAGCCCTTGCATTAGATGGCAACCCCGTCCATGAAGATATGATGGATGCCATGAATGTATTAAAAGAGATTAAAGTCTTCTCCATTATGACCATTTTGGATAAGCATCATAACGTATATGAGACCACATGCGGGGATCTTGTGGGCGCATTTTATGATGCCATAGACAGTGCCAAAAAAGTATTTTGTGTTGACATAGAAGAAAAAACCGACATCGTCATCTCTGTGGCACCTTATCCAATGGATATAGACCTTTACCAGTCTCAAAAAGCCATAGACAACGGCAAGCTTGCGCTTAAAGAAGACGGCATATTAATCTTTGTATCACAATGCAGAATGGGCATCGGCGGAAAAACATTCTTTGATCTGATGGCCTCTTGTGCCACCCCCCAAGAGGTGCTTGACAAAATAAAAATTGAATATAAGCTGGGTTATCATAAGGCCGGTAAAATGGCGGAAATCAATACCTGGGCCCAGACCTGGGGCGTTACCGAGCTACCGGAAGACGAGATCAAAGCGGTTCACATTAAACCGTTTGATAGTGTAGAAGCGGCTTTGGAAAAAGCATTTGAGCTAAAAGGCAAAGATGCCAAAGTAACCGTACTTCCGTTGGGATCGCTTTCAGTGCCGAACATATTAAACCCATAGAACATAAATTTGATTTTTGAAAGCGACGGCGGTGCATCTTAAGCACCGCCGTTTTTTTTGCCTATCTATGACCTGAACTGAATAGGCAAATATTCGAAATTATCTGTCCATTACTTGAATATTGTGCCGGCCCATTACTTGAATATTGTGCCGGATCGTGTCAAAAAAATAGAATCCGAATATTTTCTTTTCGTTAAAAGCACCAAGGAAATCACAATGAAAAAGCTAATGAACGCCGCAGACAACGTCGTAAAAGAACAATTGGCCGGCATGGCCAAAGCACATCCTGAAATCAAAATTAACCTTGACCCGATGTATATATATCGGGCAGAAGCGCCCAATAAAAAGGTGGGTCTAATCTCAGGCGGCGGCTCCGGCCATGAACCTATGCACGGCGGTTTTGTGGGTATGGGTATGCTGGACGGTGCCTGCCCGGGGCAGATTTTCACCTCCCCTACCCCCGATCAGATGTATGAATGCGCCAAAAGGGTAACCTCTGATAAAGGCGTTTTGTTTTTAATGAAAAACTACACCGGTGATGTCATGAACTTTGAAACAGCGGTTGAAATGGTTCATGGAGACGGGATTAAGGTACAAACCATTTTGATTGACGATGATGTCGCAGTAAAAGACAGCCTGTATACTGCCGGACGCCGGGGTATGGGTACCACCGTATTGGTTGAAAAAATTGTGGGTGCCGCTGCAGAAGCAGGATTTAGTCTGAAACAGTGCGCAGACCTGGCCCGCAAGACCAGTCGAAACGGTCGATCGATAGGCGTGGCACTGACCTCCTGCACGGTGCCTGCTGCAGGCAGGCCCACCTTTGAACTCGCTGATGATGAAATAGAGATGGGCATTGGTATTCATGGAGAACCCGGTACGAAACGAATCAAAATAAAAACGGTGAATGAAATCGCCGAATATATGGCACGTTCCATCATTGAGGACGGGGCATATACCCGCACCGTGCGCGAATGGGATGCCCAAAAAGGAGAATGGGAGGAAAAATCCTTAACCGACGAACCTCTCAAATCCGGCGATGATGTCATTGCCCTTGTCAACAGTATGGGCGGCACCCCCATATCCGAACTATATGCCGTGTACAGCAAACTGGCTGATGTTTGCGAATCCAAAGGAATTAAAATTGTACGCAACCTCATCGGATCTTACATTACCTCCCTTGAAATGCAGGGCTGCGCCATCACGCTGCTCAAAACAGACAAAGAGATCCTCAAATTTTGGGATGCGCCGGTGAAGACCACGAGCCTGCGCTGGGGCGCATGAAAATTCATAAAAAGGAAATAATGACTGTCAGCAGACAACAAATTATAGACTGGCTGGAAAAAGCCGCTGATGCCATCCAGGATAACAAAGACCATTTGACCCGGCTTGATGCAGCAATTGGTGATGCAGACCATGGAATTAATATGGTCCGTGGATTCAAAAAAGTAGCGGAAAAACTACCCACCATTGCAGACAAGGATATCGGCAATATCTTGAAAACAACAGGCATGACCCTGATTTCCAGTGTGGGCGGTGCCAGCGGACCGCTTTACGGCACTTTTTTCATGCGCGCCGCCACAGCCGGTAGCGGCAAAGAAGCCTTGGACGCCATTGATTTATGCGCCATGTTCAAAGGAGGAGTGGACGGCATTGTTCAGCGCGGCCGGCCCAACCTGGGTGACAAAACTATGTTTGATGCCTGGGCTCCGGCGTTGGATGCCATGCAGGCCGCCCTCTCAAAGGGCAGCGACACCCTCACCATTGTCAAGGCCGGGGCAGCAGCCATTGAACAGGGGATGAAAGACACAATTCCACTACAGGCCAGAAAAGGCCGGGCAAGTTACCTTGGCGAACGTAGTATAGGGCACCAGGATCCGGGGGCGACCTCTTCCTGCCTGATATTTAAAATGCTGCTTAAAGTTTTAGAGGCATAGGTATCCAACAAAGGAAAACCCATGGTTGGTTTAGTTTTTGTATCCCACAGCGCCAAACTGGCTGAAGGCGTAAAAGAGATCGCGGAACAAATGACCCAGGGCAAATGCATGATTGCAGTTGCCGGCGGCATTGACGACCCCCAAAACCCCTTTGGCACCGATCCAATCAAAGTGAAGGCAGCCATTGAATCCGTTTACGGCAAAAACGGCGTACTGGTGATCATGGATTTAGGCAGTGCCCTTCTCAGTGCAGAAATGGCCCTGGAATTTCTTGATCCTGAACAGGCTCAAAATGTTAAACTGTGTGCGGCACCTCTTGTGGAAGGCGCTGTTGCCGCGGCGGTGCAAGCATCAATTGGTGCCAATATTGCCGATGTTATGAACGAGGCCTTAAACGCCCTTAGGGTAAAGTCTGAACAGCTGGCCCAGGTAAAC is a genomic window of uncultured Desulfobacter sp. containing:
- a CDS encoding hydrogenase iron-sulfur subunit, which translates into the protein MQTTKTKFENLQKWEGMLAKCIRCGYCYEHCPMFKFTRWESDAPRGKNILAHGLLTGSIELTREIAEKSFSCFFCKRCEAACSSGVQITDIMLDLRRDLVELGYKKDIGTISTTDRSCARCLQCVRACPHDAREYIDLQGIVVDPVKCKSCGICVEVCPIEAVSIPLPFGTDTENLDQKAAEFLNSTESAKVICFACNWSYHPDIQNSKMPESETHDKEYEILVNLCGGRLDKNLLLTPFLNQAWGILVGVCPDGECTHDGNVAALKRVTKMKETLEALDINPDRIHLVQIPRGDKQLFQAEIDTFMEKINQLGPIR
- the larA gene encoding nickel-dependent lactate racemase, giving the protein MAKVQIPYGKEKIDVEINDNNLQGVYFPNDVEKREFAAEFSKNLENANFTEFMEGDERVVFIVNDGTRPTPTAKVLKVIYDDIKDKDIYFIIATGAHRAPNDEEFEYIFGREIYEDLKAKDRIWSHDAKNDEMVYLGKSTNGTEMYLNKIVAEAKKTIVIGSVEPHYFAGYTGGRKGFLPGVASYETITQNHKLALNKSAKALALDGNPVHEDMMDAMNVLKEIKVFSIMTILDKHHNVYETTCGDLVGAFYDAIDSAKKVFCVDIEEKTDIVISVAPYPMDIDLYQSQKAIDNGKLALKEDGILIFVSQCRMGIGGKTFFDLMASCATPQEVLDKIKIEYKLGYHKAGKMAEINTWAQTWGVTELPEDEIKAVHIKPFDSVEAALEKAFELKGKDAKVTVLPLGSLSVPNILNP
- the dhaK gene encoding dihydroxyacetone kinase subunit DhaK — its product is MKKLMNAADNVVKEQLAGMAKAHPEIKINLDPMYIYRAEAPNKKVGLISGGGSGHEPMHGGFVGMGMLDGACPGQIFTSPTPDQMYECAKRVTSDKGVLFLMKNYTGDVMNFETAVEMVHGDGIKVQTILIDDDVAVKDSLYTAGRRGMGTTVLVEKIVGAAAEAGFSLKQCADLARKTSRNGRSIGVALTSCTVPAAGRPTFELADDEIEMGIGIHGEPGTKRIKIKTVNEIAEYMARSIIEDGAYTRTVREWDAQKGEWEEKSLTDEPLKSGDDVIALVNSMGGTPISELYAVYSKLADVCESKGIKIVRNLIGSYITSLEMQGCAITLLKTDKEILKFWDAPVKTTSLRWGA
- the dhaL gene encoding dihydroxyacetone kinase subunit DhaL codes for the protein MTVSRQQIIDWLEKAADAIQDNKDHLTRLDAAIGDADHGINMVRGFKKVAEKLPTIADKDIGNILKTTGMTLISSVGGASGPLYGTFFMRAATAGSGKEALDAIDLCAMFKGGVDGIVQRGRPNLGDKTMFDAWAPALDAMQAALSKGSDTLTIVKAGAAAIEQGMKDTIPLQARKGRASYLGERSIGHQDPGATSSCLIFKMLLKVLEA